One stretch of Akkermansia massiliensis DNA includes these proteins:
- a CDS encoding TatD family hydrolase: MTNLPDAHTHPAPAAPGTAPRFICGTSPADWEQVALLAERDKNVTPFFGIHPWRLNPAAWKEEMRLLESFLKKFPRAGIGETGLDKCRRGIPGLPLQREALKQHLELAARLNRPAALHCCRAWGTLAGMLKEYPRLKAVLHGWTGALNPGAQLPSGNWLLSVGPREMDRPGLLSSIPLHRLALESDEHPEALPELYRNAAQALSMKEEELAALVADNMERISAR; the protein is encoded by the coding sequence ATGACGAATCTTCCGGACGCCCACACCCACCCCGCTCCTGCCGCACCCGGCACGGCGCCGCGCTTCATCTGCGGCACCTCCCCGGCGGACTGGGAGCAGGTGGCCCTTCTGGCGGAACGGGATAAAAACGTCACGCCTTTCTTCGGCATTCATCCCTGGCGCCTGAACCCGGCTGCATGGAAGGAGGAAATGCGCCTGCTGGAATCCTTCCTGAAAAAATTCCCCCGTGCGGGCATTGGGGAAACGGGGCTGGACAAGTGCCGCCGCGGCATTCCGGGGCTGCCCCTACAGCGGGAAGCGCTGAAACAGCACCTGGAGCTGGCCGCGCGCCTGAACCGCCCCGCCGCCCTGCACTGCTGCCGCGCGTGGGGCACGCTGGCAGGAATGCTGAAGGAATATCCCCGGCTGAAAGCCGTGCTGCACGGCTGGACGGGTGCCCTGAACCCCGGCGCGCAGCTCCCTTCCGGCAACTGGCTTCTCTCCGTGGGGCCTCGTGAAATGGATCGCCCGGGCCTCCTTTCCTCCATCCCGCTCCATCGGCTGGCGCTGGAATCGGACGAACACCCGGAGGCCTTGCCGGAGCTTTACCGGAACGCCGCGCAAGCCCTCTCCATGAAAGAGGAAGAACTGGCCGCCCTGGTTGCGGACAATATGGAGAGAATCTCCGCCCGCTAG
- the yaeI gene encoding phosphodiesterase YaeI: protein MTTDSTPSKKRSLLRKLLYAAAAVILLGSLLASYMNWEANHLEFSENTAPAGCVPGLSGLRILVLSDVHTNLPLLEKAAAMAEQARPDMIVFLGDLYTDFLRATHAGDYITQMKRLSSIAPAYACLGNHDMALVDNVERILKEGGFTLLRNSAAFVTIPRLGNAEFKLVGLGDLREGDFFPDRCMSPRELGEESVMPTIVLSHNPKGRELLGGYHWNLMLSGHTHGGQIKLPFFSTPLLTSEGETMYSGFHPYEDKQVFVTRGIGYIGPGRFNCPPEINLITIP, encoded by the coding sequence ATGACTACGGACTCCACCCCCTCCAAAAAACGCTCCCTGCTCCGCAAACTCCTGTACGCAGCCGCGGCAGTCATTCTGCTGGGTTCCCTGCTGGCCTCCTACATGAACTGGGAGGCCAACCATCTGGAATTCAGTGAAAACACCGCTCCAGCGGGCTGCGTTCCGGGACTTTCCGGACTGCGCATCCTGGTGCTGTCAGACGTCCACACCAATCTTCCCCTGCTGGAAAAAGCGGCGGCCATGGCGGAACAGGCCAGGCCGGACATGATCGTGTTCCTGGGAGACCTGTACACGGATTTTCTGCGGGCCACCCACGCAGGAGACTACATCACGCAGATGAAACGGCTCTCTTCCATCGCCCCGGCCTACGCGTGCCTGGGCAACCATGACATGGCCCTGGTGGACAACGTGGAGCGCATCCTGAAGGAAGGCGGTTTCACCCTGCTGAGGAATTCCGCAGCCTTCGTCACCATCCCCAGGCTGGGGAACGCGGAGTTCAAGCTGGTGGGACTGGGAGACCTGCGCGAGGGGGACTTCTTTCCGGACCGGTGCATGAGTCCGCGGGAATTGGGGGAAGAATCCGTGATGCCCACCATCGTCCTGAGCCACAACCCCAAGGGGAGGGAATTGCTGGGCGGCTATCACTGGAACCTGATGCTCTCCGGCCATACGCACGGCGGCCAGATCAAACTGCCCTTCTTTTCCACCCCCCTGCTGACGTCAGAGGGGGAAACGATGTACTCCGGCTTCCATCCTTATGAAGACAAGCAGGTCTTCGTCACCCGCGGCATAGGCTACATAGGGCCGGGACGCTTCAACTGCCCGCCGGAAATCAACCTCATCACCATTCCGTAG
- a CDS encoding LamG-like jellyroll fold domain-containing protein, whose amino-acid sequence MFNPHGHLTFKGTAVAAALCLISGVQASSLLYGLDFNQLGSNQNFINLGSGSTAISKTTGYINWSNSITPMTDGGYSHCPNGGTFNITSTNGIDGLNFATGFSVGIHMYYSSSSADWKDAFSMTIAGTTIRVEMTAANKWVIYNGGNIGIPDGTELFAASDDTWNYLGLTFKGNEMQVYHDGELVKTVTTSLSGDSKVTSIKGSGDHNPGANGLFVDNLAVYDSVLNGNDFAYLDTHGMPLSIPEPATATLGLLGLTALLVRRKRA is encoded by the coding sequence ATGTTCAATCCCCATGGCCATTTAACTTTCAAGGGAACGGCAGTGGCGGCAGCCTTATGCCTCATTTCCGGCGTACAGGCTTCTTCCCTGTTGTACGGACTGGATTTCAACCAGCTTGGGAGCAATCAGAATTTCATCAATCTGGGAAGCGGTTCCACTGCCATTTCAAAAACGACCGGGTACATCAATTGGAGTAATAGTATTACACCCATGACGGACGGCGGTTATTCCCACTGTCCCAACGGTGGAACGTTCAACATCACCAGCACCAATGGCATTGACGGCCTGAATTTTGCCACCGGTTTCAGCGTGGGCATCCACATGTATTACAGTTCTTCCAGTGCTGACTGGAAGGATGCTTTTTCCATGACGATAGCGGGCACGACGATCAGGGTGGAGATGACGGCCGCCAATAAATGGGTGATTTACAACGGGGGGAATATCGGAATTCCGGACGGAACCGAGTTGTTTGCTGCTTCTGATGATACATGGAACTACCTTGGACTGACGTTCAAGGGAAATGAGATGCAGGTTTACCACGATGGCGAGCTTGTCAAAACGGTCACGACGAGTCTTTCCGGTGATTCCAAGGTTACCAGCATCAAGGGGAGCGGGGATCACAATCCTGGGGCCAACGGCCTTTTCGTCGATAACCTGGCTGTGTACGACAGCGTGTTGAACGGAAACGATTTTGCCTACCTGGATACGCACGGCATGCCCTTGTCCATCCCGGAACCGGCCACCGCTACGCTGGGGCTTCTCGGGCTGACGGCGCTCCTGGTGCGCCGCAAACGTGCCTGA
- a CDS encoding GNAT family N-acetyltransferase has product MKPESLTKHRATGVDDPLFLDSLDIYRTSFPVHEQRRVQDFPLAFQDPGFCYEVFLNGAGRVVAMLVSWQREAFVYLEYFAVDASLRGQGAGQRILEELRDAFPHKVILEIDPPEDGISRRRLGFYQRHGFVPNPQFDYIHAPYTDEGKPFPLLLMTHETLLDEETYRSFVDFHHNHVVAR; this is encoded by the coding sequence ATGAAGCCTGAATCGCTGACCAAGCACCGTGCGACGGGAGTGGATGATCCTCTATTCCTGGATTCCCTGGATATTTACCGGACAAGTTTTCCGGTGCACGAACAGCGGCGCGTCCAGGATTTTCCGCTGGCGTTTCAAGACCCGGGCTTTTGTTATGAGGTATTTTTAAACGGGGCAGGCCGGGTGGTTGCCATGCTGGTGAGCTGGCAGCGTGAGGCATTCGTGTATCTGGAATATTTCGCCGTGGATGCCTCCCTGCGCGGACAGGGCGCCGGCCAAAGGATTCTGGAAGAATTGAGGGACGCTTTTCCCCACAAGGTTATTCTGGAGATTGATCCTCCGGAGGACGGGATTTCACGCCGCCGCCTGGGGTTTTACCAGCGGCACGGCTTTGTGCCCAATCCCCAGTTTGATTACATTCATGCCCCTTATACGGATGAAGGGAAGCCTTTCCCCCTCCTGCTGATGACGCATGAAACCTTGCTGGACGAGGAAACGTACCGGAGCTTTGTTGATTTCCACCACAATCACGTGGTGGCGAGGTAG
- a CDS encoding SGNH/GDSL hydrolase family protein, with amino-acid sequence MKIFPLLFFTWAAFPCTLQAQEKPQGESPWPRCAPARSGSHILFLGNSYTFFNRMPAMVKAMADTKGLRPDVHMHAAPAASFQSHWNDGRAREKLEGTAWDFVILQDQSATPVVAPERTMEFGGKWCSQVRAAQGTPVLMLTWGRKDASGVPDPQEQKALLATYLNLARKEKAAVAPVGIAWENCLKRHPGIALYQADGQHPTEAGSYLAACVMYCTLFGKSPLGLPAKLSLKGVRLCSLPADRAKILQTVARDTCKQLFSSSAGNRPGAAGP; translated from the coding sequence ATGAAAATTTTCCCGCTGCTGTTTTTCACCTGGGCAGCTTTTCCATGCACCCTCCAGGCGCAGGAAAAACCGCAAGGGGAAAGCCCCTGGCCGCGCTGTGCCCCTGCACGTTCCGGGAGCCATATTCTTTTCCTGGGAAACAGCTATACGTTTTTCAACCGCATGCCCGCCATGGTCAAGGCCATGGCTGACACCAAAGGACTGCGGCCGGACGTGCACATGCACGCGGCTCCGGCAGCCTCCTTCCAGTCCCACTGGAATGACGGGCGCGCCCGTGAAAAGCTGGAAGGAACGGCCTGGGACTTCGTCATTCTCCAGGACCAGAGCGCCACTCCCGTCGTGGCCCCGGAGCGGACCATGGAATTCGGCGGCAAATGGTGCTCCCAGGTACGCGCCGCCCAGGGAACGCCCGTCCTGATGCTGACGTGGGGAAGAAAGGACGCCTCCGGCGTTCCGGACCCGCAGGAGCAAAAAGCCCTCCTCGCCACGTATTTGAATCTCGCCCGGAAGGAAAAAGCCGCCGTGGCCCCTGTGGGAATTGCCTGGGAAAACTGCCTCAAACGCCATCCCGGAATTGCCCTGTACCAGGCGGACGGCCAGCACCCAACGGAGGCGGGAAGCTACCTGGCGGCCTGCGTGATGTACTGCACCCTGTTCGGAAAGTCTCCGCTGGGCCTCCCGGCCAAACTGTCCCTGAAAGGAGTGCGGCTGTGCAGCCTTCCCGCAGACAGGGCCAAAATACTGCAAACCGTCGCCAGGGATACGTGCAAACAGCTCTTTTCCTCTTCTGCCGGAAACCGCCCCGGAGCCGCAGGGCCATAG
- the trxB gene encoding thioredoxin-disulfide reductase yields the protein MSEQVIIIGAGCAGYTAAIYTARANLSPLLITGSQIGGQLTTTTEVENFPGFPDGVMGPDLMFLMQQQAEKFGTRFAYEDVKSVIRDEATGLFTVKTSGQNYEARSIIVATGASARYLGIPGEEGLVGHGLTACATCDGAFYRDVPVCVVGGGDSACEEAMFLTRFASRVYLIHRRDTLRASKIMAERTLSNEKIFPMWNSTIVSYKTDDKGELEAVMLKDLVEGDVTELPVKCVFMAIGHTPNTSFLGDLVDRDDAGYIIREPGLMATKTPGLFAAGDVADPHYRQAISSAGMGCGAAIEAERYLLGL from the coding sequence ATGAGCGAACAAGTCATTATCATCGGCGCAGGCTGCGCAGGCTACACGGCGGCCATTTACACCGCCCGCGCCAATCTCTCTCCGCTTCTCATTACGGGCTCCCAGATCGGCGGCCAGCTGACCACCACCACGGAGGTGGAAAATTTCCCGGGCTTTCCGGACGGCGTGATGGGGCCGGACCTGATGTTCCTGATGCAGCAGCAGGCGGAAAAGTTCGGCACCCGGTTTGCGTATGAAGACGTCAAGAGCGTCATCAGGGATGAAGCCACCGGGCTGTTCACCGTGAAGACCAGCGGCCAGAATTACGAAGCCCGCAGCATCATCGTGGCTACGGGAGCTTCCGCCCGCTACCTGGGCATACCCGGGGAGGAAGGGCTGGTAGGCCACGGCCTCACCGCCTGCGCTACCTGTGACGGAGCCTTTTACCGGGACGTGCCCGTGTGCGTGGTGGGCGGAGGAGACAGCGCCTGTGAAGAAGCCATGTTCCTGACGCGCTTCGCCTCCAGGGTGTACCTGATCCACCGCCGGGACACGCTCCGCGCCTCCAAAATCATGGCGGAGCGCACGCTGTCCAATGAAAAGATTTTCCCCATGTGGAATTCCACCATCGTGAGCTACAAGACGGACGACAAGGGAGAACTGGAGGCCGTCATGCTGAAGGACCTGGTGGAAGGGGATGTAACGGAACTGCCCGTCAAGTGCGTCTTCATGGCGATCGGCCACACGCCGAATACGTCTTTCCTGGGGGATCTGGTAGACCGGGACGACGCCGGCTACATCATCCGGGAACCCGGCCTGATGGCGACCAAGACGCCGGGCCTGTTCGCCGCCGGAGACGTGGCGGACCCTCACTACCGCCAGGCCATTTCCTCCGCCGGCATGGGCTGCGGCGCCGCCATTGAAGCGGAACGCTACCTGCTGGGGCTGTAA
- a CDS encoding aminopeptidase encodes MRDTRFQALAAQLAGYSTTLRPGDRVLLELTDIPEEMGIALIREVRAAGAMPFLRLNQSRLNREMLSGATEEQYGIIGRHRLAEMEEMDAYIEIRGGGNAFELSAVPQKNMAVAMKALNPVSQRRIRHTRWCGLRWPSEGMAQQAAMSTEEFEDFYFRTCLMDYGALRPAMQKLAAMMEAAEHVRITGPGTDISFSIKGLPAIPCAGECNLPDGEVFTAPVIDSANGRISFNTPSLFQGIPFDNISLTLENGLVVHAEAGDKTAELNSILDTDPGARRLGEFAFGVNPAITRPMRNILFDEKISGSFHLTPGQAYHVADNGNQSRIHWDMVCIQTAAAGGGDIYLDGVLVRRNGLFTMPELAILNPAQS; translated from the coding sequence ATGAGAGACACCCGTTTTCAGGCCCTGGCGGCCCAGCTTGCAGGGTATTCCACCACCCTGCGTCCCGGAGACCGGGTTTTGCTGGAATTAACGGATATTCCGGAGGAAATGGGAATAGCCCTTATCCGGGAGGTGCGCGCCGCAGGCGCAATGCCCTTCCTTCGCCTGAACCAGTCCCGGCTGAACCGGGAAATGCTCTCCGGAGCCACGGAGGAGCAATACGGCATCATCGGCCGCCACCGCCTGGCGGAAATGGAGGAGATGGACGCCTATATAGAAATACGCGGCGGCGGGAACGCCTTTGAGCTGTCCGCCGTTCCCCAGAAGAATATGGCCGTTGCCATGAAGGCCCTGAACCCCGTCTCCCAGAGGCGCATCCGCCACACGCGCTGGTGCGGGCTGCGCTGGCCGTCAGAGGGAATGGCCCAGCAGGCCGCCATGAGCACGGAAGAGTTTGAGGATTTCTATTTCCGCACCTGCCTGATGGATTACGGCGCCCTGCGCCCCGCCATGCAGAAGCTGGCCGCCATGATGGAGGCGGCGGAACACGTGCGCATCACCGGACCGGGAACGGACATTTCCTTTTCCATCAAGGGGCTGCCCGCCATCCCGTGCGCGGGGGAATGCAACCTGCCGGACGGGGAGGTGTTCACCGCACCCGTCATTGACAGCGCCAACGGCCGCATTTCCTTCAACACCCCGAGCCTGTTCCAGGGTATTCCCTTTGACAACATCAGCCTGACGCTGGAAAACGGCCTGGTGGTGCATGCGGAGGCGGGGGACAAGACCGCGGAGCTCAACTCCATTCTGGATACGGACCCCGGCGCGCGGCGGCTGGGGGAATTCGCCTTTGGCGTCAATCCGGCCATCACCCGCCCCATGCGCAACATCCTGTTTGACGAGAAAATCTCCGGCTCCTTCCACCTGACGCCGGGACAGGCCTACCACGTGGCGGACAACGGCAACCAGTCCCGCATCCACTGGGACATGGTATGCATCCAGACGGCAGCAGCCGGCGGAGGCGATATTTACCTGGACGGCGTCCTGGTGCGCCGCAACGGCTTGTTCACCATGCCGGAACTGGCTATTCTCAATCCCGCCCAATCATGA
- a CDS encoding cation:proton antiporter, translated as MVLSLLASGGPNAAPPFFTLLTVVFMGIIAIALILAHFRQSLLAGYFICGVILANCGILDHIPNSDVSIQALSEVGIILLMFTLGLEFSIDELKHLRKTALVGGGIQMFICTAAFGLGLHYATGMDMSHSLTVGAIMGLSSTAVALKSFQEFGLSGTSGAKMAVGIALFQDIAAIMLVAIMPQIFAATPDSWETALNIGMAVLRGLVFLGAAWLIGHYLLPRIMLAVARTKSRELFTLMVFAICSGIAMLASLLGLSIALGAFTAGLFVSSSYYSHRVLSEVLPFKDLFLTIFFVSAGLLIDIDDLWEHIGHVATFAAFVLAIKFVACIVAASFLKIPGRMGIMASTALTNVGEFSLVLIPFMQEITPIPALVTTNVYAIAAVSMGMTPLLMKAARKLTPLLVRIPGLKTKRERLSVETMITRVEGIKNHAIICGYGPVGRRLHESLSQYGIPCIIIDLNADTVKTLLNDGHLAFLGDIQHQITMDLAGIRTARLIAFTFPDPAPALSTYMQIKGANANITVIARAKFRSEVASLHHAGIANVIHDEMETGAAAVRLAKLSFDIIEPADAPTLSH; from the coding sequence ATGGTTCTCTCTCTGCTGGCTTCCGGAGGCCCCAACGCCGCGCCTCCCTTCTTCACCCTGCTCACCGTCGTCTTCATGGGCATCATTGCGATTGCCCTCATTCTGGCCCATTTCCGGCAGTCCCTGCTGGCGGGCTACTTCATCTGCGGGGTGATTCTGGCCAACTGCGGCATCCTGGACCACATCCCCAATTCCGACGTCAGCATCCAGGCCCTTTCCGAGGTGGGCATCATCCTGCTCATGTTCACGCTGGGCCTGGAATTTTCCATTGACGAGCTCAAGCACCTGCGGAAAACGGCCCTGGTCGGCGGCGGCATTCAGATGTTCATCTGCACCGCCGCCTTCGGCCTGGGGCTCCATTACGCCACGGGCATGGATATGAGCCATTCCCTGACAGTCGGGGCCATCATGGGCCTTTCCTCCACGGCGGTGGCGCTGAAATCCTTCCAGGAATTCGGCCTGAGCGGCACCTCCGGGGCAAAAATGGCGGTAGGCATCGCCCTGTTCCAGGACATTGCCGCCATCATGCTGGTAGCGATCATGCCGCAGATCTTCGCCGCCACGCCCGACTCCTGGGAAACCGCTCTCAACATCGGCATGGCCGTCCTGCGGGGGCTCGTCTTCCTGGGGGCCGCATGGCTGATCGGCCACTACCTGCTCCCGCGCATCATGCTGGCCGTGGCCCGGACCAAGAGCCGGGAGCTCTTCACCCTGATGGTCTTCGCCATCTGTTCCGGCATCGCCATGCTCGCCAGCCTGCTGGGCCTGAGCATTGCGCTGGGGGCCTTCACCGCCGGGCTTTTCGTCAGCAGCTCCTACTACAGCCACCGCGTCCTCAGTGAAGTGCTCCCCTTCAAGGACCTTTTCCTGACCATCTTCTTCGTTTCCGCCGGGCTGCTGATTGACATTGACGACCTGTGGGAGCACATCGGCCATGTGGCGACCTTCGCCGCCTTTGTCCTCGCGATCAAATTCGTGGCCTGCATCGTGGCCGCAAGCTTCCTGAAAATCCCCGGTCGCATGGGCATCATGGCCTCCACCGCGCTGACCAACGTGGGGGAATTCTCCCTGGTGCTCATTCCCTTCATGCAGGAAATCACCCCCATTCCGGCGCTGGTGACCACCAATGTGTACGCCATTGCAGCCGTCTCCATGGGCATGACGCCCCTGCTGATGAAGGCGGCGCGGAAGCTCACCCCCCTGCTGGTGCGCATTCCGGGCCTGAAGACAAAAAGGGAACGCCTCAGCGTGGAAACCATGATCACGCGCGTGGAGGGAATCAAGAACCACGCCATCATCTGCGGCTACGGTCCCGTAGGCAGGAGGCTGCATGAAAGCCTGTCCCAGTACGGCATCCCCTGCATCATCATCGACCTGAACGCGGACACCGTCAAGACCCTGCTCAATGACGGCCATCTGGCCTTCCTGGGGGACATCCAGCACCAGATCACCATGGACCTGGCGGGAATCCGCACCGCACGGCTGATCGCCTTCACGTTCCCGGACCCCGCCCCGGCCCTGTCCACCTACATGCAGATCAAGGGCGCCAACGCGAACATCACGGTGATAGCCCGCGCCAAATTCCGTTCGGAAGTGGCTTCCCTGCATCATGCGGGCATCGCCAACGTCATCCATGATGAAATGGAAACGGGCGCCGCCGCGGTGCGCCTGGCAAAGCTGAGCTTTGATATTATTGAACCCGCAGACGCGCCCACGCTGTCCCATTAA